In one Flammeovirga yaeyamensis genomic region, the following are encoded:
- a CDS encoding sensor histidine kinase: MNKLLFGILLFVLPFNEMDFDNSVKYQFYRLDKNFIYGIDEIINLKDSLYWKKSKKQINHNGYDIPVWYKLEIYSEWEGTACLYFDNVLFNKLNLFEITDKSNKIKSYFLHLNENTKYEISKGSNNVLTLEKGENKTLFIQVFSKGFPSSSIFDFLPKESVDYQEQKEFSFRIFSRIIILSFLALAILLSFITRYKIIYYFIINLLFSFLLVEIELGYILSYFDISSEILIRVFQFTCLQFFITSYIIFFYKVVENENPLPNNLLLSSVISLIFFSVAMCVLCSNIFNQTTTFIFLVMLGLSYILNLGMVLFLNYKALSKKTEIGKIVFFINIMNILLIGFQLFSIFEITSSPFSQRSLYYLLAITNTISCFLALLFYTIKIYNKRSKLEIEQKQLMQAYSNAILSGQEKERIRIGRELHDFVGGNLSLINKVNNLSKVEVKDILKRTAKDVEELKMGLLSVQKNEVSNETLFLNLFENFHSDEMNCFVNFEGKGFDDISSKQINHIYRITQELLHNAKKHSQASLIIIGYVTDSEKNKLYIHYSDNGIGFKDNKSSDGVGIKNIKYRTKEIGGQLSINSTSGGTSIILSDILIKKTK; the protein is encoded by the coding sequence ATGAATAAATTATTATTTGGAATATTATTATTTGTATTACCATTTAACGAGATGGACTTTGATAACTCCGTGAAGTATCAATTTTACCGCTTGGATAAAAATTTCATTTATGGTATTGATGAGATAATCAACTTAAAGGATTCACTGTATTGGAAGAAATCTAAGAAACAAATTAACCATAATGGATACGATATCCCTGTTTGGTATAAATTAGAGATTTACTCAGAATGGGAAGGTACAGCTTGTCTATATTTTGATAATGTATTGTTTAATAAGCTAAACCTCTTTGAGATAACCGATAAAAGCAATAAAATAAAATCTTATTTTCTTCATTTAAATGAGAATACTAAATATGAAATATCAAAGGGTTCGAATAATGTTTTAACACTAGAAAAAGGAGAGAATAAAACACTGTTTATACAAGTATTTTCTAAGGGTTTTCCATCAAGTTCAATATTTGATTTTTTGCCAAAAGAAAGTGTAGATTATCAAGAACAAAAAGAGTTTTCCTTTAGAATATTTTCGAGAATCATAATTCTTTCATTTTTAGCTCTAGCCATCCTTTTAAGTTTTATCACTCGATATAAAATTATCTATTATTTTATTATTAATCTTTTATTTTCATTCCTCTTGGTAGAAATAGAATTAGGGTACATATTGTCATATTTTGATATTTCTAGTGAGATTTTAATTAGAGTATTTCAATTTACCTGTCTTCAATTTTTTATCACTTCCTATATTATATTTTTCTACAAAGTCGTTGAAAATGAAAATCCCTTACCCAATAATTTGTTACTATCGTCCGTAATATCTCTGATTTTCTTTTCTGTGGCTATGTGTGTATTGTGTTCTAATATTTTTAATCAAACGACTACATTTATTTTCTTAGTGATGTTAGGTTTAAGTTATATATTAAATCTTGGCATGGTGTTATTCCTAAATTATAAGGCATTGTCAAAGAAAACAGAGATAGGTAAGATAGTTTTCTTTATCAATATCATGAATATATTATTGATTGGATTTCAACTATTCTCCATTTTTGAGATCACTTCTTCACCATTTTCTCAGCGTTCTTTATATTACCTTTTAGCTATAACAAATACAATAAGCTGCTTTTTGGCTCTTCTTTTTTATACCATAAAAATCTATAATAAAAGGTCAAAACTAGAAATAGAACAGAAACAGTTGATGCAAGCATACTCTAATGCTATTCTAAGTGGACAAGAAAAAGAAAGAATAAGAATAGGAAGGGAGTTACACGATTTTGTCGGAGGAAATCTTTCCTTGATAAACAAGGTGAATAATTTAAGCAAAGTGGAAGTAAAGGATATTCTTAAGCGAACGGCAAAAGATGTAGAAGAACTTAAAATGGGTTTACTAAGTGTACAGAAAAATGAAGTGAGTAACGAAACCTTATTTTTAAATTTATTCGAAAATTTTCATTCCGATGAAATGAATTGCTTTGTGAATTTTGAAGGTAAAGGATTTGATGATATCTCAAGTAAACAAATCAACCATATTTATAGAATTACCCAAGAACTACTTCATAACGCCAAAAAACACAGTCAGGCTAGTCTTATTATTATAGGTTATGTAACAGATAGTGAAAAGAATAAACTGTATATTCATTATAGTGATAATGGGATTGGTTTTAAAGATAACAAATCTTCAGATGGTGTAGGGATTAAAAATATTAAATACCGAACTAAAGAGATAGGAGGACAATTATCTATCAATTCCACAAGTGGCGGAACCTCTATTATTCTTTCTGATATTCTTATTAAAAAAACTAAATAA